One Salmo trutta chromosome 26, fSalTru1.1, whole genome shotgun sequence DNA window includes the following coding sequences:
- the LOC115163785 gene encoding glutamine-rich protein 2-like: MFYHVGILSPGFCHVGILSPGFCHVGILSPGFCHVGILSAEFCHVGILSPGFCHVGILSPGFCHVGILSSGFCHVGILSPGFCHVGILSPGFCHVGILSPGFCHVGILSPGFCHVGILLPGFCHVGILSPGFYHVGILSPGFCHVGILSPGFCHVGILSPGFYHVGILSPGFCHVGILSPGFCHVGILSPGFYHIGILSPGFCHVGILSPGFCHVGILSPGFCHVGILSPGFYHVGILSPGFCHVGILSPGFCHVGILSPGFYHVGILSPGFCHVGILSPGFYHVGILSPGFCHVGILSPGF; encoded by the exons ATGTTCTATCATGTGGGAATCTTGTCACCAGGGTTCTGTCATGTGGGAATCTTGTCACCAGGGTTCTGTCATGTAGGAATCTTGTCACCAGGGTTCTGTCATGTGGGAATCTTGTCAGCAGAGTTCTGTCATGTAGGAATCTTGTCACCAGGGTTCTGTCATGTGGGAATCTTGTCACCAGGGTTCTGTCATGTGGGAATCTTGTCATCAGGGTTCTGTCATGTGGGAATCTTGTCACCAGGGTTCTGTCATGTAGGAATCTTGTCACCAGGGTTCTGTCATGTGGGAATCTTGTCACCAGGGTTCTGTCATGTAGGAATCTTGTCACCAGGGTTCTGTCATGTGGGAATCTTGTTACCAGGGTTCTGTCATGTGGGAATCTTGTCACCAGGGTTCTATCATGTAGGAATCTTGTCACCAGGGTTCTGTCATGTGGGAATCTTGTCACCAGGGTTCTGTCATGTGGGAATCTTGTCACCAGGGTTCTATCATGTAGGAATCTTGTCACCAGGGTTCTGTCATGTGGGAATCTTGTCACCAGGGTTCTGTCATGTGGGAATCTTGTCACCGGGGTTCTATCACATAGGAATCTTGTCACCAGGGTTCTGTCATGTAGGAATCTTGTCACCAGGGTTCTGTCATGTAGGAATCTTGTCACCAGGGTTCTGTCATGTAGGAATCTTGTCACCAGGGTTCTATCATGTGGGAATCTTGTCACCAGGGTTCTGTCATGTGGGAATCTTGTCACCAGGGTTCTGTCATGTAGGAATCTTGTCACCAGGGTTCTATCATGTAGGAATCTTATCACCAGGGTTCTGTCATGTAGGAATCTTGTCACCAGGGTTCTATCATGTAGGAATCTTATCACCAGGGTTCTGTCATGTGGGAATCTTGTCACCAGG GTTCTGA